A stretch of DNA from Halobacteriovorax sp. JY17:
TGTTGTTGGTGGACCTCCTTGCCAAGGTTTTTCAACTGTAGGCCTTGGAAATCCAGACGATATGAGAAATACGCTCTTCTTAGAGTTTTGTAGAATTGTTAGAACAACAATGCCTTACTTCGTCGTCATTGAAAATGTAACCGGGCTTCTTGCAAAGAAGAACGAGAAGACATTACAAAATATTTTCAAGAAATTTAAAACTCTTGGATATGATATGGAAGTTCAAGTCATGTCTTCACAAAACTACGGGGTTCCTGAAAAGAGAAGAAGAACAATTCTCATTGGAACGCGAGTTAATACTGATATTACTTTTCCAAAACATACACATGATACTATCATTGCTAAGACCCTTAGAAATTCAATGACTGTTGGAGATGCTTTTAAGAACTTAAAAACAAAGTCAGGAAAGCTCTTTAATCATGATATCGAACAGGCCAAAATTAAATCAAAGATAGATCTTAAAAGACTTAAGAGAATTCCCGAAGGAAAGGGAATTCGCTATGAAGCCGATGAGAAGAAATACTTCACTCCTTCTTTAAAACTTGGTGTGGACTGGGTAAACCTTAGAGAGAACCGCTTTCGTCAAACAAAGTATCAAAGACTCGACAGGTCTCTTCCAAGCCCTACAATTATGACTCACAGACATAGCTACTATCATCCTGTTGAGCATAGATATCTAACTCAAAGAGAAGCGGCTGCTCTACAAAGTTTTCCAAATGACTTTGAGTTTATGGGGCCTCTTTCTGCTCAGTGGAGACAGATTGGAAATGCTGTTCCGCC
This window harbors:
- a CDS encoding DNA cytosine methyltransferase yields the protein MTNNVLNFIDVFAGAGGLSCGLELAGMKCVLGIDANKHAMDTFARNHKHAETYCGDITKLAKKDLLEKLKGNHVHVVVGGPPCQGFSTVGLGNPDDMRNTLFLEFCRIVRTTMPYFVVIENVTGLLAKKNEKTLQNIFKKFKTLGYDMEVQVMSSQNYGVPEKRRRTILIGTRVNTDITFPKHTHDTIIAKTLRNSMTVGDAFKNLKTKSGKLFNHDIEQAKIKSKIDLKRLKRIPEGKGIRYEADEKKYFTPSLKLGVDWVNLRENRFRQTKYQRLDRSLPSPTIMTHRHSYYHPVEHRYLTQREAAALQSFPNDFEFMGPLSAQWRQIGNAVPPLMAKAIGKSLKSMYKSYLEQRDSKVTKKSNTKQKIEYVREKAFVYKK